CAATCCCGTTATCTAGTGCACTGTAGGGAGACACGGCCCCCACTCACCGTCCTTCTCCCACTCACCTTTGGGGAAGTTGCTGTTGTAGCAGTGCACCTGAAGAGCATACAGGGCACTGACTTGCAGATCAACGTGATCATGAAGGAATTTCTGCATTACTGGCTTGAAAGAAAGAAGCAGTTGTTTTTCCTGCTCTAACTGTTCtttggaaggagcagaggaagaatcTGTCTCATCACTGGGTGGGTTTACTTCACTAGAAATATACTGTAAGAAGCTGCAAAGAAAGACTGTGTTAGAACCCAAAAGCAAAATTTTCCAGCTTAAGAAAGACAATTCTTAGTCCCTTGCCTTAGACGTTTTCTGGTAAATAAAGCATTAACTCTGGACTTTATCTTACCTAGTCATTAAGATGTTCACAAATCCTTTATCTACATGAAGTTTGGGGGAGATGTtatctttaatccatttatatatGGTTTGAGGGGATGGATCCAACTTTATTTGCTTCAACAGTTCCTTCTCCAATTTGAGGAGTGGGAATAAGAAACTCAGTCCCTTCCCTTCCAAAATCTCCAACATGCGGTCCTTATTCTGATCAATTTCTGAAGAGACAAAAACCATCTCCATCATTAGGTAGTTCATTTTAGCCAGCTGGCCGGTCTAGAGAACAGTTTCACAAATTATTTCCCAAATGTACGagattaacataaaaataaacccagcaaaggaaacacttagTATTTGGCTCAAATAGTCATTAAATCATAATCACTTTTTACAAAAGGTGACCTCTAGTCTGTGGTAATGCTTATCACTAGGCTGGACAGGATAATAAAAACTGTGAAGATCTACATAAATCCACTCAAAGTACTAAGTAAAACTCTCTAGACTTgctattcaaaacaaaaaaaaatccccagcaTTCTCTTACCTGGGAGCATTTTCTGCATATTGACCTTGCTTTGTTGAAAAAGTTCTGTTAACCATTCTCGATCTTGTAATTTAGCTAACTGCTGAAGACAAAgtaagaagagaggaaaatgggtGCCACTTTCCAGTGGTTGAGCTAGTTCTGAAATGCTCACCAGCTCTGAAATGATGGCACGAGCTGCAAACTGTGCTAAATATGATTTCACCAAAGGGATGTCAACCTCCAGTTTGGGGCACTGGTCCAATACATTCAGGAAAGCCTTAGAAGGAATACACAACAATCAGTTTATCAGTTCTCAAATATAAATGCAGAAGAGTCCTCACAGAATCAGACAAGCGTTTACCTGCATGAAGTTGTCACTTGTGGCTATCCCTTCTTGTTTGAGCAAACTGATCAAAgaacttgctttttctttatcttcatcaCTTCTATCTAGTGACAGGATAATTACTTTGCTTAACATCTCAGGAAGAAAGTGTTTAGGAGCCCTCATTTCTCGTACACCATTGACCGCttcatttgcattcccactattCAGATATTCAGTCACAACAGTTTCCTGAAAAGAATATAATCCAAGTATCTTTAGTATTTCCCTAGTTCAGATAGATACACTCCATGAATTAACTATGGGATATTTGAAACTTACAGTTAGTTTAAGTAGTTCTTCCTTCGATGGTGGTGGCTTTTACTGGTCTTAGCAGGCTTTTCCTGGATAAGTGGTGGATTAGTTTTGAGACCAAGCTGAGgtgtcttaaaaaacaacaaaaaaacccctcatgAAGTTAAAAAGAAGACACTAAAAGTCTTCAGAAAGTCCTCTAACAAGAGAAAATGTTGTTGTATTATAGACCTACCTGTCCCAGAGGCGGCGTTTGAGTGCGAGGTGGTTGTGCACTAGGAGGAATCATAGTTATCTGGGGCTGAAGCTTTGGCACTTGATTTTTATTCATTAGGAACGACTGAGCAGGCCTCAGGCTAATCTAGAATTAAAACAGATCACAACAAAAAATCGACAACATGGAGATGGCAAAACATTAAATCCAACATCCACAATTAATTCAGCATAAACAAACATCCCAGACACTAAGAGAGAAATTCGAGAACTGATGGCTTAAAAAAGTTGCTCCATGTTAACATAACTTTTAAACAAGAACACTAAAGATCTGATCCAGACGAAAGTAAGATTACTGTTACAAATTATTTTGTACTAGAATTCTCCTAGGCGAGATCACAAagtattaaaaatcagaaaattagtCATTTACAGGAAAATCACAATCAAAATCTTGACAaaccattttctttgctctaacTCAAGACTTAGAGACTTGCCCTCATATCTCATAATCTTCGCTCACAGGACGCTGGAatccaaagaaagaagaagaagtcacagaaaagaaagaagaaggtgaAGAACGCCAGCATTAAGTCCTCTTCATAACGCGTCTTATTTATAATCATCGGGCAATAGATTTCTAAATTGGACAACTTTGGTATATAAGTAACATAGGCAAATGTACCTCATCTGCATTAAGCTGTCCTTTCTTAGAAAACCGAGGTGGCATATCCTTCGACTGTCCTTGCAGCTGGGATAAGAGTCCCTGACTCTGGTTATGGTAGAGCTGGCTTAGCCCCtattttagaaagggagaaagaaagtctaGATAAAAAGGGGTCCACAATTATGGTAATCAAGTACCAAAGGGATGAGCCAAGCCAtaaggaaaagtttaaaatgaaCTTGCCCAGAGGaagcaaaagatgaaaacaagGGAAGAATAAAATCTAGCCTGTCAAATAAAAGTGCTTCAATTTTACTAAACTTAAAGATAAGCATCTTACCCAATTTTAAATAACTGTCATACATATGTATTTGGTCTAGGAAAAACATATATGACTGTAAAATATCTGAAtctttaaaagagcaaaaagtaAATCATATACATTACTGGATTTAATACTTGTTACCTAAgcattttcaatgttttcttaCCTGGCTTTTCATGAACTTGCCTCCCATCTCTCCAAACTGCGATTGTGTGGGAGGCATGATGTGTCCCCCATGGCCATTGAAGAGTTGATTGGAACGATGACGCCCCATGGTGGGTGAAAATCTATCCTGTATAACTCCTGGGCCAGTACCAATTCCGCTACCTTAAAATACACAGATGAACAACTCTTTACAACTCTGCTACTATTAAAATGgtgaagggttttttgttttggtaaacTGAAACCAGTTTCAGTTAAAAATCACCTGGCATTTGTCCAAACATATCAGCAAGTCCTCCAAGTGGGTCCCTATCCATTTTCATCCTGGGTGGATGAACGGTCCCTCCAGAAAGAAGTCACTTCTCATTCCTTGAGCCATAGGAGCAGGAATAACACCCCTAGATCCTTTAAAATAACGTGAATAAACACCTGATTCCAGACACTATTTTTACCTGAACACTAAAATCCTTATACTGAGAAAAACAACTTCTAGACTACTAGAGTGCTAATTATGTAATCTCTATATATAACTCTTTCCCATAACACTATACAAGGAACTAAAGACACTAAGCTCCACCAGTAAGAGTCTCACTCCAGTGTTAACCGATCGTTGCAGTTTCATAACTTAACCACCCGATTAAAAACAAAccgccagggcgcctgggtggctcagttggttaagcaactgccttcagctcaggtcctgattcccggaagtcccaggatcaagtcccatatgtggctcccagctccatggggagtctgcttctccttctgaccttctcgcctctcatgctccccctctctcaaataaataaatctttaaatttaaaaaaaaaaaaaaaaaaaaaaaggagcaaaaccACCAGCCTCTTACTTTTACGCATCTTGACGGATTTGATTGATCGTCTTGGTCCATTGTCAAGAAAAGCCTTGCGAGGGAACCCAATGCTGTTCTCGCAACTCTACGGtatcctttaatttaaaaagttttagtaAGTTTTAATattccagaagagaagaataaGCTTATCAACTATTTAAACCAGTTCTACCTGCAGCAGGAAACGAATCCTCGCTGGCAATTCCTTACTTAACATCAAGGAGCACATTCGGGCAAAGTTACTGATCCATTAAGGACTCATAAAACAGAAATACCTCATTAGAAAAAAGTGTTATGGCAAATATATACTACTTACTTAAATCTTTTAAAGACTTCTTCCTTTATAATCAAGAATAGGCCAATCCCCTACATCACAAAAACAATtcttttgatttaaataaaattaagacaggCTATTCAGCCACACACATACCTTGGCTCGTTCATGGTCTAATCTAGGTCCCACTGTCCTCATTATCTGACAGAGGCACTCCAAATCCTCTCCCAATCTTTAAGTTGgacctctcttcttcttttcca
This DNA window, taken from Lutra lutra chromosome 10, mLutLut1.2, whole genome shotgun sequence, encodes the following:
- the EIF4G2 gene encoding LOW QUALITY PROTEIN: eukaryotic translation initiation factor 4 gamma 2 (The sequence of the model RefSeq protein was modified relative to this genomic sequence to represent the inferred CDS: inserted 2 bases in 2 codons), which encodes MRKRSRGVIPAPMAQGMRSDFFLEGPFXPPRMKMDRDPLGGLADMFGQMPGSGIGTGPGVIQDRFSPTMGRHRSNQLFNGHGGHIMPPTQSQFGEMGGKFMKSQGLSQLYHNQSQGLLSQLQGQSKDMPPRFSKKGQLNADEISLRPAQSFLMNKNQVPKLQPQITMIPPSAQPPRTQTPPLGQTPQLGLKTNPPLIQEKPAKTSXKPPPSKEELLKLTETVVTEYLNSGNANEAVNGVREMRAPKHFLPEMLSKVIILSLDRSDEDKEKASSLISLLKQEGIATSDNFMQAFLNVLDQCPKLEVDIPLVKSYLAQFAARAIISELVSISELAQPLESGTHFPLFLLCLQQLAKLQDREWLTELFQQSKVNMQKMLPEIDQNKDRMLEILEGKGLSFLFPLLKLEKELLKQIKLDPSPQTIYKWIKDNISPKLHVDKGFVNILMTSFLQYISSEVNPPSDETDSSSAPSKEQLEQEKQLLLSFKPVMQKFLHDHVDLQVSALYALQVHCYNSNFPKGMLLRFFVHFYDMEIIEEEAFLAWKEDITQEFPGKGKALFQVNQWLTWLETAEEEESEEEAD